CGCTCACAGAGGCGCCTCCAGCGCAAGCACGCTGTCCAGGACCTCCTCCGGACCAACATTTGCCAGAACTTGCGAAACAGTCTCAAGATCACTACCGTACTGCAGACTGCGGTCGTCTTCGGGTTTTGCGATGATAATCCGGTGGCGAAAGACTTTCTTCGCTGCTAATGCGGCGATCGATGGGGTGAGGTAGTCGAGTCCATGTAAGGCTGCTAGGAGTCTGTTCAGATTAGATGAGAGTTCCAGAAGAGAAGGCAGCCGGTCATACTTTGAGAATCGCAGAAAGTAGTTGTTTGACCTGGTGGTTATCCCACCCGCAACGGCCCGGCTGAGGCGGAGGAATATGATAATGTCTTGCTGGTAGCGGAGCACTTCTGCGCTCACGGTGACGACGTCACCTTCTCGCTGGAACTTATACAGGAGCTAGACACATTCAATTAGATCGAAGCGTATATATGCAAGACGCAGGACTTACTAGTTGAGGAACTTTGGCATGCTGTTTTGATGCCGGCTTGTGGACAACAGATGATATAGATTGCCCATCGGAAAGCCAGTCGTTTCCGTCTTCTAGATACGTGTATCCGTCTCTGGGATCGTGAAAGTGCGAGATGAACAGATGATCATTCTATACCTTGTCAGTTTGTCATATTTTTTTTATAGCAACTCAGGGAAGACCAACCAAATGCGTGTTCAAGCCCGGCTGTAAAATATCGGTGTCCCGTGCTACAAGTGGCACGAACAGAAAGTTTTCGGGGGCATTAAGGTCCGCCTTTGCGGTCATAAGCTTCTTCGAATGTATCAACTACCGCTTGTTAGCAGGAAATATACGAATATAAGACCAGCAGACATGTCCAACCTCGAGTGCTTGCAGCTGAATATATTGACCAACATGATTGAAATTCTTCGCGACAACAACGTTGACGACCTCGAGCTCACTCCGAATTAGCGACCTGGAGCGGttcctagacccttgagAGCCCTGGAGAACCGAGAAATTGCTAGACTGTTTTCATTAGTCAATGTGCCCTACCACATCAATTTTCCCTGGACAGCACATACTGATTCCGCCCTAGACTTTGGCGGTTGAATCTGGCCTTTGCGACTGTCACTCGCAGCGATCTCACTGTAGAAATCTTCAGCGGACGTCGCAGACGAACAGTCCAGGACCGCACACGAGAAACCAAACGTATTCGAGCATATCTGTTTCTCAGCAGTTAGCGATATACGCGCCATACACTTTGGACAAGGTCAAGTACCAAGGCGAGCTCTTTGGCAACGTCATCGATGCCATCTTCGGTAGTTTCAATGAGAGGGTGCCCATGAGCAACTAGACAAATTAGTAGAGCGACTTCAAGATCGGAAAGCTCCTGAGCCAGATCACTGAGATCCCAATCGGCCATTGTACTATCATGGTCCCTTTGTCTCAACAAGAGATGGGATGTTTATACCGAGATACTTGGAAAGAGACAACGTGGCAATTTCAAGCATAGCATTCATGCCCTAGTCATATCTGAGCAAAGTAGCAAAGAGAGCCAATCTGTACCACAAGCAAAGCAGACGTTAATCCGGATGAGTACAGCAAGTCTTATCATTTCTTTCGGTCTTCTTTCGGCAGGCGATTCGACGACACGTGATAATAATTAGTCATAAATGTCACATGACATTTAGAGCCTACTATGTATGTACTTACCCTATGTTCCATGATATTTTGATATTCAGCTCAAATGATAAAATATCTCGTTGAATTGACGACAATAAGTATCATATTTTACTGTTACAGCCACTACTGTCTCTATATTAATCTCTATCCAGGTTGTATCATCTGTTCTATTCTCTCAGCCGATATGCTATcctttctgttcttccataCTACCTGACGTTGATATTCAATCGGTTGATTGAGCGCAGCCTGCTGCAGGACAGTCCAGGGATTATCACCACTGGGATAGAGGAAGGGCCGAAGACTCGAGAAAAGATGTTAGAGGAGGAGTTAAGTTGGGTCATGGAGGTGCCTGAGTTAGAGAGAACGCTTGTGACACCAGCAGTGACGGGAAAGGTGCCTTGTAGGGATTACTTGAGTGCACATTTCATGGTGATGAATATCCTTGTTGAGAAGACTCATGTGTCATTTGTCTGAGCTACCAGGTGTACGTCAGCAGCGAAAGCGTGGACAATCAGATGATGTCTAATATTGGCACCAAGCACACAATATCACAATCAAATGACCACTCTAATCGGCTGCCGACGCTCAGTATCCCGAAATCCATCCACAATTGCCGGGTTCACAAGTAAAGTTTTAGCCTCAGCAGGAGGACGGAATAACATGTGCACAAACTCTTTCAGCGTCCACAAAATATCCCAAATACCATCCCCGGCGGCAACTATCTATGAAAATGGATCTATCAATGCAGATTATCTCTTGTCTGAATATCATCTTGACAATTACAATTTCCTCATTGGCCTCGCCATCGCTATTGCTATCGTCTACTTCGCAGGCTCATGGCTCGGCTACCCGTTCGCCCAATTAATCCTACGCTTTACACAGCCTACTCAATCCCAATACCAGGATACTGGTTCTATCCAACATAAAGGTACCTATGGGAATCTCAAAGAACATGAGGCGGTTGGAGGCTCGGGGCGATGCTTGCTTTGTCCCTTTGTTTTTTCGCGTTGATATTGGGAATTATCTACGAGGGTCAAAGGGACGTAAGAGGGGAGAGCAGTGAATGAAATCTATGGCGCATGAAGGCGATTTTGATTCAGGTTTGCTTCGAGGGATTGTTGACATTGGCTATCTTTCGGGGAATTCGACAGATTGTTCTTTAGTGCTGGGTTAAAGGTCAGCGCGGACCAGTGCCTGGATCTTCGGAGCGCCACTGGTTGCCGTTGGTCTTGGCGGTTTTTGAAACCAAATCGGGAAAGCAGTCCAGATCCCATGAAATATGGTGAGTGACCGAGCCTCCGATGTCAAAACTGAAATTAATTTTTAAGCTGAGACTGTTGTTAGAAATCAATTTAAAAGCAACTCATTGTGACTGACAAATCAAGTCTTTTCTGCAATATGTGTGTCTTCTAGCGCGTCTAGCAACTATAAAGCGATTGGTTCTCCCCGGTAGCTCCGAACAATTCCTATCCCAGTACAATCCTCAAGAAATTCTGTTGCTGCTATTGTTAAGGATGTCTTCTACAAAGTTCCAGAGCTCTTTATATATCACCCACGTTACCACCGCCACGGCAATCCTAGAGATTGATGGTGTCAACCTGCTGACCGACCCTGTCTTCTCCCCGGGAGGCACGAAGTTCGATGTCACCCATTTACTTCCCAAAGATGCACCTCAGTCATTTCTTATCCTCGATGACGACCCTGCCCTAAGACTGGACCAGCTTCCGCCCATTGACGGGATCCTCCTTAGCCACGAAGACCACGACGACAATCTCGACATAGAAGGACGCCGTCTGCTCGATGGTCGATACGTCATTACCACAATCGACGGTGCAAAGAACCTTGCATCACGGCCGGGCGTTGCTGGAATCAAGCCGTGGGAGACCCAGGTATACCACTTCCGCGGTATCGAGTTCCAAATAACCGGAACGCCCTGCGTGCATATCCCGGGCGGCGAGTCGACTGGCTTCATTCTCCATTCTACACGCTTCGGCCGTAGTCCCGATGGACGACCCAATGCCATTTGGTTCTCTGGAGACACGATCTACATCGACGAGCTCGTCAAGATGCGCGACTCTTTCCATATCGCTGCTGCTGTCATGAATCTTGGTGCAGCACATGTGACTTTGCCAGGCCAAGAGCCAATGCAGATTACCATGGGCGGAGAAGACGCTGCAAGACTAGTGCGAGAAATCGGGATTGAACGTCTTGTTCCCATGCATTTCGAATCCTGGCATCATTTCACCCAATTTGGCAAGGATCTCAAGGGAATTTTTGAGAAGGAGGGTATCATGGACAAAGTTTACTGGTTGGAGCCTGGtcagaagaaaaagattATTTGAGCTGGTTACTATATTTTTATTATATTAGAATGAAATTAAGTA
This sequence is a window from Aspergillus chevalieri M1 DNA, chromosome 5, nearly complete sequence. Protein-coding genes within it:
- a CDS encoding MBL fold metallo-hydrolase (COG:S;~EggNog:ENOG410QAF3;~InterPro:IPR001279,IPR036866;~PFAM:PF13483,PF12706), whose amino-acid sequence is MSSTKFQSSLYITHVTTATAILEIDGVNLLTDPVFSPGGTKFDVTHLLPKDAPQSFLILDDDPALRLDQLPPIDGILLSHEDHDDNLDIEGRRLLDGRYVITTIDGAKNLASRPGVAGIKPWETQVYHFRGIEFQITGTPCVHIPGGESTGFILHSTRFGRSPDGRPNAIWFSGDTIYIDELVKMRDSFHIAAAVMNLGAAHVTLPGQEPMQITMGGEDAARLVREIGIERLVPMHFESWHHFTQFGKDLKGIFEKEGIMDKVYWLEPGQKKKII
- a CDS encoding uncharacterized protein (COG:S;~EggNog:ENOG410PK23;~InterPro:IPR041628;~PFAM:PF17863); translation: MADWDLSDLAQELSDLEVALLICLVAHGHPLIETTEDGIDDVAKELALICSNTFGFSCAVLDCSSATSAEDFYSEIAASDSRKGQIQPPKSRAESSSNFSVLQGSQGSRNRSRSLIRSELEVVNVVVAKNFNHVGQYIQLQALELIHSKKLMTAKADLNAPENFLFVPLVARDTDILQPGLNTHLNDHLFISHFHDPRDGYTYLEDGNDWLSDGQSISSVVHKPASKQHAKVPQLLLYKFQREGDVVTVSAEVLRYQQDIIIFLRLSRAVAGGITTRSNNYFLRFSKLLAALHGLDYLTPSIAALAAKKVFRHRIIIAKPEDDRSLQYGSDLETVSQVLANVGPEEVLDSVLALEAPL